In the genome of Variovorax sp. PAMC26660, the window CCTGCCCGTGGCCGTCATCGGCGACTCTTCGACACTCAACCCCGGCGACTGGGTCGTGGCCATCAGCTCGCCCTTCGGGTTCCATGGCACCGTCACGGCAGGCGTCGTCAGTGCGGTCGGACGTGTCATGGGCGGCGCGGGCGAGATTCCTTTCATCCAGACCGACGTTGCCATCAACCCGGGCAGCTCGGGCAGCCCGCTGCTCAACAGCCGGGGCGAAGTCGTCGGCATCAACTCGCTGATCTACAGCGGCAGCGGCGGCTACATGGGCTTGTCCTTCGCGGTGCCGATCAACCTGGCGATGCAGGTCGCCGGACAGCTGCGCGAACATGGCGCCGTGCGCCGCGCCTACCTTGGCGCGGAATTCCAGGAAGTGACGCTGGCACTGGCCCAGTCCTTCGGCCTGCCGTCGACAACCGGCGCCTTGGTGGTCCGCGTCGAAAAAGGCAGCCCCGCGGAGGCTTCCGGCCTCGCGCAAGGTGATGCGGTGCTGGTTTTCGACGGCAAGCCGCTCGCGCACTTTCTCGATCTCCCGCAGCAAATCGCGCAACACCCACCCGGCAGCCGCGTGCGACTCGAAGTGTGGCGGCACGGCACGAACCGCATGCTCCAGGTGGTGCTGGCGGCGGCGCCTGCCGCACCGGGAACAGCCTTCGCGGCGGTAGCGCCTGAATGGAACGACGGGCTGGGCCTGAGCCTGGGCGATCTTTCGCCCACGCAACGGCTGCAGTTGCGCATCGACAGCGGCTTGATCGTGCGGGAGGCCTCCGGCCTTGCACGCAGTGAAGGCATCCGTGCGGGCGACGTGGTCGTGGCCTTGAACACGGAGAAGCTCTATCGCCTGGAGGATTTCAGGCAAGGCCTGGCGCAGGTGCCTGCCGGGGAAATGGTCGCGCTGCTGGTGATGCGCGACCGGCGGCTCGCCTACGTGGCAGTCCGCCTTCCGGCCTCACGCCGCAGCCGGCCCTGACTCCCGCCCCAAGCCGATGGGCGCGGGCACGATGTTCACGATGCGCGTGAAGAGCGCGGCGTATTCGAGGTCTGCCACGTGCCCGGTCAACGGGTCCCGGTTCTGCGCGAAAGCCTCGTCCAGGTCGCGCCAGTCGTTCTCGGTCAGCACGCGCTCGGCCAACGGCAGGATCTCGCGCTCCTCCAGTGCCATATGGCCCAGGTAGAAATCGACATACTCACCGACCGTGCTCTCGAAGGCTGCACGCCGCGACTCGCCGAGCATCTCGAACGCCAGCAACGCATGCTCGACGTCGCGGATCCTGCGCTCGCCCCGGGCGTGGTCGCTGTCGAGCTTGTCCAGCAGGTCCCGCGAGATCGGAGTCCTGGCGCGCAGCTTGGGAAACAGCAGCTCGGTTTCCTTGCGGTGGTGGCGCTTCTCGGGAAACTCGTCCACGTAGAAAAGCATGGCGCGCAGCACCGCGAAATCGGGCAAGGTGCCCTTCTTGCGGTGCTGCTCCAGCAGCATGACGATGGAGCGAAGCATGGCCGCAAGCGCGGCATGTTCCTGGCGAATGATGCGAACGGTGGCGTGGGTCATGAGGGGCTTCCTGTGCATGCCCGAAGGTTCGCGGGTTCGGCAGCACGCGGGGTTGTTCCAGATCAAGCCCGGGCCGACGGCAGAGCTGGCGCTTGATCCATGTCAATCCATGCGGCACGCCCATCCGGATACTGGTCCGATCCATCCAACAACCTGGAGTCGTGCCATGTACCAGCGAATTCTTGTTCCCATCGACGGCAGTTCCACGTCCGGCCATGGCCTGGCCGAAGCAATCCAAGTTGCGAAGCTCACGGGCGGCCGCCTGCGCCTGGCGCATGTCATCGACGAACTGTCGTTCGCACTGGCCGCTGACGCCTATGCGGGCTACGCCGGCAACTGGCTAGAAGAGCTGCGCAGCGATGCCAGGAAGCTGCTCGACGCCGCGCGGGCCAAGGCAGCCAAGGAAGGCGTCGCAGCCGACATCGTGCTGCTCGACAGCTTCAAGGGCGCCGTGCACGACCAGGTCATCGCCGAAGCAGTGGCATCGAAGGCCGAGCTGATCGTGATCGGCACCCACGGCCGCCGCGGACTCGGCCGCTGGGTCATGGGCAGCAGCGCGGAACACATCCTGCGCATGTCGCCCGTGCCGGTGTTGCTGGTACGTGCCTGAAAGCGCCAGGACCGAGCACGAGCGTTTCACGCTGCCGGGTGGGATGCTCGCCAGCCAGTGAAGTGAGCTGCGCAAATCGCCGCCAAGAGCGGCGATTTGCGCGCCAGTCTCAAGCCGCTGCGTGTTCTGTTGGGCCTGACCGGGCCTATCCGGCCTTCATGGGCGTTGCCATGCCCTCGTGCACCGAGAAATAGCGCCGGGCCAGGGCAACGAGTTCGTTGGTGCTGATCTGCCCCACCGTCTCCCAGCCGACGATGCGATGCGCCATCTCGGGACGGTGTTTCTCCACGTAGTGGCGCAAGTCGGCCTGCGCGGTGTGGGAGCCGGCAACAAGCACATCGGTGATTCCCTCCATCGCATCGCACACCTCGCCGAAGAACTCGTGCTCGCTGCGAACGGTGCTGCCGTGCTGGCGGGTGCAGTGGACATGCGCCCTGATCTGCTGCGCGAGAACCTGCGCAGCATCGAACTGAAGGATTTGCGCGGAGTGGTGATCGACCCAGGCGACGGCGTGGAAAAGCGACATGGAAGAACCCGTTGGGAAAACAAG includes:
- a CDS encoding trypsin-like peptidase domain-containing protein; protein product: MNNVLVTVYSCTGTCRRLAQLLCRLPRATWCLPHRAARLAGLLVCSGLLGGCAIGPTAATSHAATPAATSTHPPAAPGFSSLVASRSASVVDISTLRIGRDENLEDIELEIAPERDFADRLAWPLPANARISQIRDLASGVIIDSNGLILTSAHVVANIDEAQVQLDDGRRFTARVVGVDKRTDVGLLKIDASALPVAVIGDSSTLNPGDWVVAISSPFGFHGTVTAGVVSAVGRVMGGAGEIPFIQTDVAINPGSSGSPLLNSRGEVVGINSLIYSGSGGYMGLSFAVPINLAMQVAGQLREHGAVRRAYLGAEFQEVTLALAQSFGLPSTTGALVVRVEKGSPAEASGLAQGDAVLVFDGKPLAHFLDLPQQIAQHPPGSRVRLEVWRHGTNRMLQVVLAAAPAAPGTAFAAVAPEWNDGLGLSLGDLSPTQRLQLRIDSGLIVREASGLARSEGIRAGDVVVALNTEKLYRLEDFRQGLAQVPAGEMVALLVMRDRRLAYVAVRLPASRRSRP
- a CDS encoding universal stress protein, which translates into the protein MYQRILVPIDGSSTSGHGLAEAIQVAKLTGGRLRLAHVIDELSFALAADAYAGYAGNWLEELRSDARKLLDAARAKAAKEGVAADIVLLDSFKGAVHDQVIAEAVASKAELIVIGTHGRRGLGRWVMGSSAEHILRMSPVPVLLVRA
- a CDS encoding hemerythrin domain-containing protein, which codes for MTHATVRIIRQEHAALAAMLRSIVMLLEQHRKKGTLPDFAVLRAMLFYVDEFPEKRHHRKETELLFPKLRARTPISRDLLDKLDSDHARGERRIRDVEHALLAFEMLGESRRAAFESTVGEYVDFYLGHMALEEREILPLAERVLTENDWRDLDEAFAQNRDPLTGHVADLEYAALFTRIVNIVPAPIGLGRESGPAAA